The window CCTCCTCGTAGGCGGAGGCGTCACCGCAACCAACCCCTCCACCGCCTCCTCCATCATCATCCTATCCATATTCGGCACAGGATGAATCGACTCCGCATACATCAACCTATGGCTCTCGACCGTCAAGTACCTAGAGCAATACTCATAAGGGCTCTTCTCTATACACATGATCACAGCAACCGCGTGGCTGCAAGGTAACCCCGTCAGCCGCCAGATCTTGCAGTCACAGTCACACTGATCAATATCAACAATGTTGATTGAAGAGTCTCCTCCGTTGACCTGGAACAAGCTACCTTCTGGGGGAGAAACCTGAAGCGTATGCGCAAGTGCCATCTCTTTCTGAAGCTTCTCTTCGTTAGACGGTGTCAGAGTCGTGACCCAGTCACGTGACTGCACCTGACGCGTGTAGATAGACTGCATCATCTTGGCCCTAAACTCATCGATCATTTGAGTAATAGGAAACTCATGAGCCTCAGACACCCAGCTGTAGAAGTCTAGCCCGAACGTCGAGTACATCTGGTTATACCTCTCCCCTTGGAACAGCGCGTTCGCCCAATGGTGAGGCTCGCTCTCTGTAACCCACTTACAAGCGTCGGGAGATATGTTCTTCATACTCTCCAAGGCACTGCAGTATCCTTCTGGTGTTGTTGCATACGCCACGGAGTAGAAGTCGTTGAGCATGTACCGCCTCGCCTCGTGAGAGAACTGTCCTTTCAAATCAGTATTCATCTTCTCGGCCAGCTGGCGGAGACAGTAGGCGTGGTGCGCGTCTTCGAAGACCTGGGGGATCGCGTTCTTCAGACCGTTTTGAAAGTCAGCGACGAACGTGATCCTCCTGGACTCGGACAAGGCGGATTTGAGCTGTTGGAGGAACCAGAGCCAGTTCTCTTCGGTCTCCGCGTCGACGACGGCGAATGCCACTGGGAATACGCCGTCCTCGGCGTCGGAGGCCGTTGCTATAAGCATAACTCCTTGGTACTTCGAGTTGAGGACGGCGTTGTCGAGGAAAAGGAGAGGCCTGGAGCCTTGTTTGAACCCGGAGATCGAAGCGTAGAACGATATGAAGAGACGGTGGAAGCTAGAGTCCTCTTTCGTCGCGAACACGGCGATGCTTCCAGGGTTTGTCTCCTTGATCTTCTCGCAGAGGAGAGGAAGCTGACTGTAAGCTTCTTTGTAAGAGCCTTGGAGCTGCTCTCTAGCAACCTCTTTGGCCCTCCACGCCTGCGAGTAGTTCAGCTGAATGCCATACTCTCTCTTTATATCCTCGGCGATGTCTTTGGGTTTGTAGTCAGGGAAGGCCTTCAGCTTCTCTTTCAAGATGGTTCTCACCCATCCTCTCGTCGCGCGGTAGCCAGGCTTGATGACGGCCCTCTCGCACGTGTGCCTCGGGTTCATTTTCTTGATGCAGATCAGCTGAGTCGTCGACAGCCTCGCCGCGGTGATGCGCCACGGGCAGCCTTGGGCTTTGCACTTGACGGAGACTCGGTGGCTGTCGTTTTTCTTGTACTTGTAAGCGAAACCGTGAGCCACCGAGTACTTGTGCAGTGCGTCACGGAACTCGATGAAGCTGTTGAAACGTTGGTCGACGCCTGTGATGACGTTTTCCCACTGCTGGATTGCAGTGTGGTGTTTCTGATCGACCAAAACAAAGTTGCACGGCAAGGGGCTTTCGTCAGGCATGGCTAAGTCGATTTGGAAATCGTTTGTCATGTCCTCGTCAACAATGTCGTCGTCTCCTGCAGCTGTGATTACAGGTACAACCCCTTCTGATGCAGTAGTCCTACTTGACCTGTAAAAATTAAACCACACATTAGTTACACATCACACATTAGAGAAATTCTAACTATGATTAGCTCAGTGTACTAAAGACAAGTTTCTACACTAATCTAAAACTTCTAGAAAGTTGTAAATTTATGATGAAATTATCCTGCTTGACAAATGAGTTAGCTAGCTAGCTCAACTTCGTTTAACTCATGTAAACTCGAACTCATATCAGAGTCAAATGAGTTAGCTAgtgatttaataaaataaatataatcaataaaatcattaaaaaaaattgaacaccAATGTTCACACATTATCTAACAAACAATTCTAACAATGATCAGATCAGTGGACCAAATACAAGATCTACACTAATCTAAAACTTCTTTTGTAACAATGTAACAAGGGGGACTATATAACAAAGgcacaataaaaaaaatgtacctACCTACTAGCTGGCATATTGGAGACATTAACCACACCACTTTCTTGAGGCATGACGAAGACCTCAACAGTCCCTGCATCAGCAGAGAACTTAACCATGCGCATGAAGTCCTTATCCTTGGAGATGGTGATAAGAGTCTTCTTGTTTCCAGGTAGAAAGTACTTGAGCGTCATCGTCTCCACACCAAACCCGAAATACTCAGCCAGCTCTGTCTTGAAATCACTCATCGAAGTGGTCTGATCGATGTCTATAGCAAAGGCATCGCCGCTACCGGAATAAGATAACAATCCATCGTCTTTGTTGGTTATAAACTCTCCTCCTGACCGACATATAGCTATCACTTTGTTGTTGGTAGCCATTACCAAACACACACCTGTAAAAAGACCAAACCAGAGAAATCGCAAAGTTCAAATTCAGACCACCGTTGAAATTATAAACCCTAgtttcgcaaaaaaaaaaacaacgaaTCCGAAATTGAGCAATAGATCACAATTACTGCAGAACAAAGGTTGAATCTTAGGGCTCGAAGATGTGACATCAGTGTTACCGTTGATTACGTCAGCGTAAGACAGGATTGATCGCGAATTGGGTTCTTGTTTCAGGGGAGGAAAGAATCGAAATTTGCAGAGCCCTTTTCTCCGGcagacgagagagagagagagagagagagaaacgttCACGTGCGGCtgtaagagagaagagagaagtaaAAACGCAGCGTTTACGACGTTAGAGAAGAACCTAGGAACAAAAGTAGCGTTTCGCGTCTGTATTTATacgatttatgtattttaattattaactgTCGGAGTATCTTCGGTTCTGTAATAATATAGAGTTCTGTTCTGTTCTAAGTTCTATTATATTAAACCAGATCAATCAAAAGGCCCATATTAAGGCCCAAGACCACTAATTAAAACGCACCGTTTCACGGGACTTCACTTCCTTAGTCCGAATCTTTCAGATTACACACagaaacagaagaagaagaagaagaagatgagtagCGCTACACCAGCGCTTCCTCCTTCACTCTTTACCAATGGGTCCCTATCTTCTCCTCAGAATATCTCCGTAAGAGAAaaacaatctctctctctctctcctatcTTTAGACTTCTCTGCTGGCTTGGAAATGCTCTTTTCGGTGACATAATCTGAACTTGTGTGTGTTTTTGCAGAAGACTGACTTGAACAGTTTTGTAAAGGTCAGTGATCCTGGTGGCTTTAAATGGCGACTTGTGATAGCTTACGATGGCACCAAGTTCGCAGGTTCGTCTTTCAGAACTGTAACAGTATCCCTAAGTCAGGAGGACcatacacaatatataatagTTCTTATTTATTTGAAATGCATAGTCATAATCCTTGAGAGTGCGTTGATTATTGTATCTATAGAATTACATCACAGACTCTTACTTAAAGTCATTAGTAATGTTTCCGAGGACTTTTACTGATTTATAGCTCTAGAATCAGTCCATCATCTTTGTTGTGTAGTTTAAAGCATCAATGCATGTGTCATAGTTTTGGAGCTTTCACTTTGGACCTACCTTGTGAATAACAGGAGTTTGGTTTCAGGTTGGCAATATCAGGAGTCACCACCAACGGTCCAGTCAATGTTAGAGAAAGCCTTAACTCAGATAACAAAGCTCCAAAGAAAAGAGCTTCATCTAGTTGGAGCTGGTAGAACTGATGCAGGAGTTCACGCTTGGGGTCAGGTTCGACTCAAAACTCCCAAATCTCTCTGGAAAATTTTCAAGATTCAGCTCGCCTCTTCATTGCAGGTAGCTCACTTTGTGACTCCGTTTAATTACACTAGCTTGGACAGCATTCACTCTGCTTTAAACGGTCTTCTTCCTCAAGATATCCGTGTCAGAGAGATCGGTGCGGCTGTTCCTGAGTTCCACGCTCGGTTCTCTTGCCGTAGCAAGGTTTACCGATACCAGATATACAGCGACACGTTCATGGACCCGTTCCAGCGTCATTTCGCTTACCACACTGCTTATAAACTGAATGCTTGTAAAATGCGTGAAGCTGCACAGCATTTTGTTGGCAAGCATGATTTCTCTGCGTTTGCTAACGCTACAAGGGAAGACGGAGTGCCTGATCCTTTGAAAACTATATCTCGTTTTGATGTCATTGAAATGGTAAAGATTAGGCATGCTTTGGATAATTTGGTTCGGATAGTTTGGTTAGTTCGATTCAACATAAATTTTACCGAATTAACCCAAAGTTCGGTTCGATAAtcggttagttcggtttttAAAAATCCTACAGAAGTTTTTGATTTCGGTTATATTTTGGTTTCATTTTGGTAGAACTTCGGATAAGTTTGGTTAATTTCTGTTAGTTATGTTTGTGTGTTTGGTGTTTAGGGATCTCTTCTACAGCTTGAAGTTGAAGGTTCAGGGTTTATGTACAGACAAGTCAGAAACATGGTTAAGTCTATAGTCTCTCTTAACAGTCACTCATAGaatcagatttaaaaaaaactagtgTTCTGAGTCATTCAACGTTTGCAGGTAGCTTTGCTGGTTCAGGTTGGAAAAGAAGCATTGGATTCAGACATTGTCCCAATGATTCTAGAAACCAAAGACAGGAGAGAGCTTGCCAAGTATACATTGCCTGCGCCACCTCATGGTCTTTGTCTTGTCTCTGTTAAATATAAGGAAGATCATCTACAGCTTCCACCAGATTCTCCTTTAACTAGTTTTGGTAGACATCACACTATAACAAAGTGTAAACTTCCCTTCTATTGAAAACTCTTTAAGATAGAAattgaaagaagaagaaaaaaaacattgtctATTTACTTTTATGAAAGATTACAATCGAGCCAAAGACCATATGCTTTAAAAAATGTCGCATCGGttagttaagtttttttttcttttttttttgaacattagttagttaagttattaaaaactaGATAGCTCAACGCTTCAACAAACAGATCACATGATATAGAATTCGCTAGCTCCAACAAACAGATTGTTATAAGTTTCACAAAGCGGTAAATGTAAAGACAAGTGGTTAGTCCTAAATTAAGTAAATTAATATAAGCTTAGATAAGATAATTAAGTTTGATCATAGTTCCAAATACGATCGAGCAGACTTAAACTATTTATATCGCTTCTCTTACTCGCTCCTTAatgtattcttttttttctccttcttcttgCTCTCCATTTTCTTCATGACCATTCCCGTTTTCTTGGGGTGTAttttcagcttcttcttcacaGACGATCTCACATTGAAGTGTAACCTCAACTCCATTAGCAAGCTGTTTTGTTACATCTACTTCTTGCTTGGTGTCATCTTCTTGTCCATTCATGATCTCTAAGTCTTGATCATTTACAGCTTGATTGATGTCATTGTCTTCTCCAGCACTGATCTCTCCTTCATCACTTTCTGCTTCTGTATCTGCATCTGCATCTTCCTCATTGATCTCTAACTCTTGATCATTTACATCTTGCTCGATGTCATTGTCTTCCCCAGCACTGATCTCTCCTTCTTGATCACTGTCTGCTTCTGTATCTGCATCTTCTTCATTTATTCCTAACTCTTGATCATTTACATCTTGATTGATGTCATTGTCTTCACCATTGATATCTCCTTCTTGATCACTGTCTGTTTCTGTATCTGCCTCATCTTCATTGTTCTCAACTATTGGTGCATTAGGAGGGGCAGAAACTTTGACACTTGGTTGATTAATCAGCCGTTCCCAGTTCCGTTGCATCCTATATGCTAAAACATACTGATGCATCTGCACAGATACCTATAAAATGTTCAAAAAGTGTTAATTAGAAAAAGCCAATAAAAAAATGTCAAAGCACAATATTATGGAACATAATTAAGTACTAACCATGGCGGTGGGGTAAGAATAGCATGGAACGTTGTACATGTAAGGATGATGTCCATAATATGGAGCCCTAgacattacaaaataaaattcaataaaattaGATTAGTTATTCATTATAGTCAAAAGAGCATACAATacaatgattttaatttattttaagaaaatctataaataatttaCCAGTAGGGCTGAGGAACATGTTGGTTTGGATTGTGAGAAGCTAGCTGATATTGATGCGATGCCGCCTGATTAAATAAACCTgcaagtttagggtttatgaagATTAGTAAGCTGTTCATGAAAAAGTTTTGTcgcataacaaaataaaaatatgtaaataagaGATCAAACCGTTTTGATATTGATGCGATGGTCCAGCCTGATTTAGTAAACCTACATAATTTTGAAGTTTAAGAAGAAGATTAATTAATGAAGCTGGAAATTAGCAGCAAAAAAAGGTAactataaaacaaaattgatgAAGATTAGAGATTAAACCGTTTTGGTTAGACAGGTTCGTGTTATTCTTCGCACCAATGTAAGCCATGTTGACATTGGTTTTTCTTCCATCAATAACCGGCCCCGGTAGTTGACAAACTGTATTGGCAGATTCAGCATTCCTAAAAACAACCTGCACGTAACAAAAATTCAGAAAGTATATGTAATCGTAATATAAAGCCTAGTTATGAATAAGAATAATCGTTTGGTTAACCTAATCATAAATCAAACAGAAGGATCGTTTCGTACTACCAAACGCAAACCGAACAAACTTAACATGTAATATGTAACTAAAAAGCTCAGTTTCACAAGTTTTATGATAATCACACGATTCAGAAGATGCATGACGAATCCTTTATTTTACAATAtcaagtagttttttttttttttttttttttttttttttttttttgaaaaaaaggcTTACAATATCAAGTAGTTTCAAAACCGTTCACAAGAATCAAAGATTATTATATGCATGGAATTGAAATAAACAAGAAGTACTTACAAAGCCATAGCCTTTTGATCTTAACTTTCCTCCTGGGAGACCCTCGCTGACAACATTAGCATCAATAACCTCTCCAAACCTTACTTGGAAAAAGTTTTTTAAATCATCTGTTGTTGTTCTCCAGGTTAAACCTCCAACGAAGATCTTCGTgtctttaaaattattatttttctggtTTGGCTGAGACATGATAAGTAATCTCTTTCAAACGAAAGCTTTGCTTGTAGAAAAACGAAGACGTAGAGAGTCAAGCGAGCGCAGGGTTTTAGAATGGCAaacgtttttttgtttgatgagATTGTTTCGGTAAGAATGGTGGGATGATATATAAGTTCATGGAATTTAATTCCTTTGcggaaaaggaaaaagaaaaaaaaatgttaagtctcttgcatttatttttattttgatatatatattttgttcaagatatatatatatatatatatatatatatctaagagttttaaatttaaatttttgtaaaatacaaaaagtgtcacttatcttcttttttggtgaactaatatatatctttaagaGTTTTATTTCAACTTTTGTACAATAAAAAAAACGTGCAATGGTCTAGCGGTTAGAACTTAGAGCACCATTAACCCTAGCATTCCAAATGGGgtgcttaaattttttttttttaaagttttttatctgattaaaaaaaaaattaaaaacaaaccaATCACAAGCCGCCATGTGTCAGTTCGGTCTGCGAAAGAGTgcaagcaatgaaagaacaaggCGCTTAATTTGGAGTTAGAAGCTGCGATGCTTATTGTTTTTGTGGGACCACAGCTGATAAGCAACCCCTAAACAACCGGGATAAAGGTGCTCTTTGGATAGATACTTGGTTAATCATTTTTGTGATGCTATATGTTGCCTGAAACAGTGAAGATATTAAAGATAGTGTTTCCTCCTGCAAAAACATTGGCAGAGAGCCCGGTGGTTGAGCATAGCAAGATAAAATATTCGTCTATAacctctaaaatataaaatattcgtGATTAATAGGTATAAGATAATTCGACTCtaaatgatcaaaaaaaaaaatatttgtttaataatTGTTTCAAACTCATGAGTCATGAATCTCAGGGTCAGTGTCGGCTCTAGGCAGAGCTTCTCGTGGACTAGATCATTTCTTTGGCATTGATGATCATGATTCAGGACCGATGTTGGATCAAGTCGGATGAAACATTTGTCTCAAACttccaaaattttttaaaaaataatataaatagacttccaaatttgtaaaagaaaaatttTAGACCTCCACACTATAAAAATTCTTTTTGAACAATCTATAACTTCCAAAATCTCAAGACCGTCTATGTGGTGTTTTTTCATTTTCCATGTAATCCGATCATGGTTACATTGGACGTGTTGGAAGAACAACAAGAGGGCAAGAGGAGAAGGAAAGGTTTTAGTCTTTGTGGTGGGGAAACAAGTAGCATTATCACAAAGGATCATTTAGCCAAACCAGAAGGATCATCCGGTTCATGATGTCCCAAACGCATATGAATTCACAACCTCACTTAACTCTTTATCTTACTTTCCGTATGTGTTGAAAATGCTGAGAAAAACAAGGGTCACAATTATTTACAATCGATAACAACTGGCCTTTACCATTGTTTTGCTCAAACTGTTTGTAAACAAAATAATCACATAACAAAAAACAATTTCTTTTAAGTAAAATACACATTTAtaactaataattaaaaaatctattGTTTTAACCAGTActagtaaaaaaatatgttatctaaaatcagtttaataaaataataacaatttaaaaaaaacaacttaaGATTAATTAAGATAGCTTATTCtgccaaaaataataaattaaatatttataagttagataaataaaaattaagaaattgaatgcttatgattttaatattcatatatatatatatatatatatatatatatatatatatataactaaaattcaAGACAAATAGAAAAATTGAACTATACTAAAACTAACTATAAGGGCTTATCCGCGAAGCGCgtaaagtttttataaaagtttattgcTTGACAATTGTTTTATATCTATGtactttgtttttaattttctgtCATATCGTTGTCTTCGTAttatctcattttaattattaccGTTCACTAGCATTACATTTATTAGATTAACAGAAACACAACCTTGCCGTCTTATATGGTGGTTAATCATATTAACCTACATAGAAATTTATACATGAGTTATGTGTATTTTGTTCTAagtattttcttttgatttattttgtagtcttatttttttttaatcttagtGTGGTTTATATtgtgtttgttttaaaaaatgttagTATTATATAAGCGTTGATTTTATATAGTATctctttaatattttaaaatagaaactgaatacgttttaaatttttgattgatATTATAACTTTAGATTTGCGCTTTATATCATTCATCTTTGCGGTTGTAATAAAATTGTACTGCtttcaatgtaaaatttattgactttttttttgcttgttctccatctttttttttttgaattttgaattttaattatgtattaatttttGGTTGTGATTTTTCAATAATTTCTTATTAATTTTCATTATCTTGAGTTTAATGGTTGTGGGGTTTGTTACTGTTTCTTATCAAATTCGCAAAACATGAGTTCAGTgactaaaatagaaaaaaaaatatgccagatttactttatttatttatttttgtcttGGATTTTGATGAAGCGTGGAAATATTGTAAAGGATTTCATTCTTTTCTGTATTTCATTTTGTATTTCCttgtattattaaaatttatgtactagattataatattatgtatttttactaaattatcaATTGTTGACTAAATTTTCACCAACACTAAATTATATGTCTACTATATATTTACTtactaatttattatatattattatatctgTTTTCTGATGTTCTTTTATATGTTTTGATTGTATATTTATCTGTGGTTGTGTTTTTAACTAATTTTCGTTCTATTTTTTAGTCTTGAGctcagtgaaaaaaaaaagaatttgcgTGATtcactctttttattttgttaaggTAGATTTGATGAATCATGAAAAAATCGTAAatgaattgtttttcttttttcttaaaattatattatttatttcttatattattttttgtcaacatttatTAGATTATTATTTACCTTCAGAaagattaatattaaaattttggtcGACTGAATATAAACTATTCTTTAGAAATGATTTATGGGTTATTAGATATGTTGTTAAAagatttgatttaaattataaatagattaatTAATAATTCTAAAATTTATGTTTAGGTGTCAAATTCTTAGATAACTTCTTTAATGATGTGAAAGCATGAGAAGAGAGCATTTTTAGACAACTTCTTTAAACtgaattataataatttacaaGTATAAAAATTACATTATACAACTCAAACATATCTATTCTCATATacttaataagaaaataatatcaaaatattcatttaatttaaaatttaatttatttaaataattaagttacataaataaattcaaacaaatattaaaataattcacTTATGTGTAATTACATAGCTATTTTACCATTATACCAAATATAATTCATCCTATATAATAAGAACCATGCACaccactaaaatcaaatatacaaacaaacaaacaagcaaaATATTTACATACATAGAGAAGAAGaattcaacaacaacaaaaaattgtTATACAAGGGAAATGAAGACCCTAAGATCTTCATACGTTTGTGAAAAATCTTTCGTGATGATGTCAACTATTCTCTTGCTTTTCATTTTAGGTGAATCATTAGTTTTACAAAAATCCATACATAAAGAATGATTTTGTGATGACAATTTTCGTTGTGCgattaaagtttttatttgaGTTATTACAGGACAAGCAAGTGCAGTGAGTGTCCTTAACAACATGATATGTCTTAATGAAGTATTGCGTCCTGACAAGTGCGATGTAATGTGTCAAGAGAAAGGTTTTAATAGAGGGATATATGTAAATGAAGGTCTCAGTGTTGCGAAATGTTGTTGCGATAAAAGTTCTACGCCATCAATATTTTCTGAACTTGTTATACCTCCCGATCATAAGAGATATGCGCCATCGATATTGTCTGAACCTGTTATACCTCCCGATCATAAAAGATATGCACCATCGATATTGTCTGAACCTGTTATACCTCCCGATCATAAAAGGTTTGCGCCATCGATATTGTTTGAACCTGTTATACCTCCCGATCATAAGAGATATGCTCCATCGATATTATCTGAACCTGTTATACCTCCCGATCATAAAAGGTTTGCTCCATAGATATTGTCTGAACCTGTTATACCTCCTGATCATAAAAGATATGTGCCATTGATATTGTCTGAACATGTTATACCTCCCGATCATAAAAGGTTTGCGCCATCGATATTATCTGAACCTGTTATACCTCCCGATCATAAAAGGTTTGCGCCATCGATATTGTCTGAACCTGTTACACCTCCCGATCATAAAAGGTTTGCGCCATCGATATTGTCTGAACCTGTTATACCTCCCGATCATAAAAGATATGCGCCATCGATATTGTCTGAACCTGTTATACCTCCCGATCATAAGAG of the Brassica rapa cultivar Chiifu-401-42 chromosome A03, CAAS_Brap_v3.01, whole genome shotgun sequence genome contains:
- the LOC103860129 gene encoding clumping factor B codes for the protein MSQPNQKNNNFKDTKIFVGGLTWRTTTDDLKNFFQVRFGEVIDANVVSEGLPGGKLRSKGYGFVVFRNAESANTVCQLPGPVIDGRKTNVNMAYIGAKNNTNLSNQNGLLNQAGPSHQYQNGLFNQAASHQYQLASHNPNQHVPQPYWAPYYGHHPYMYNVPCYSYPTAMVSVQMHQYVLAYRMQRNWERLINQPSVKVSAPPNAPIVENNEDEADTETDSDQEGDINGEDNDINQDVNDQELGINEEDADTEADSDQEGEISAGEDNDIEQDVNDQELEINEEDADADTEAESDEGEISAGEDNDINQAVNDQDLEIMNGQEDDTKQEVDVTKQLANGVEVTLQCEIVCEEEAENTPQENGNGHEENGEQEEGEKKEYIKERVREAI
- the LOC103859191 gene encoding uncharacterized protein LOC103859191 → MATNNKVIAICRSGGEFITNKDDGLLSYSGSGDAFAIDIDQTTSMSDFKTELAEYFGFGVETMTLKYFLPGNKKTLITISKDKDFMRMVKFSADAGTVEVFVMPQESGVVNVSNMPASRSSRTTASEGVVPVITAAGDDDIVDEDMTNDFQIDLAMPDESPLPCNFVLVDQKHHTAIQQWENVITGVDQRFNSFIEFRDALHKYSVAHGFAYKYKKNDSHRVSVKCKAQGCPWRITAARLSTTQLICIKKMNPRHTCERAVIKPGYRATRGWVRTILKEKLKAFPDYKPKDIAEDIKREYGIQLNYSQAWRAKEVAREQLQGSYKEAYSQLPLLCEKIKETNPGSIAVFATKEDSSFHRLFISFYASISGFKQGSRPLLFLDNAVLNSKYQGVMLIATASDAEDGVFPVAFAVVDAETEENWLWFLQQLKSALSESRRITFVADFQNGLKNAIPQVFEDAHHAYCLRQLAEKMNTDLKGQFSHEARRYMLNDFYSVAYATTPEGYCSALESMKNISPDACKWVTESEPHHWANALFQGERYNQMYSTFGLDFYSWVSEAHEFPITQMIDEFRAKMMQSIYTRQVQSRDWVTTLTPSNEEKLQKEMALAHTLQVSPPEGSLFQVNGGDSSINIVDIDQCDCDCKIWRLTGLPCSHAVAVIMCIEKSPYEYCSRYLTVESHRLMYAESIHPVPNMDRMMMEEAVEGLVAVTPPPTRRTPGRPKMKRVEPLDMIKRQLQCSKCKGLGHNKKTCKAD
- the LOC103859192 gene encoding tRNA pseudouridine synthase A 1; protein product: MSSATPALPPSLFTNGSLSSPQNISKTDLNSFVKVSDPGGFKWRLVIAYDGTKFAGWQYQESPPTVQSMLEKALTQITKLQRKELHLVGAGRTDAGVHAWGQVAHFVTPFNYTSLDSIHSALNGLLPQDIRVREIGAAVPEFHARFSCRSKVYRYQIYSDTFMDPFQRHFAYHTAYKLNACKMREAAQHFVGKHDFSAFANATREDGVPDPLKTISRFDVIEMGSLLQLEVEGSGFMYRQVRNMVALLVQVGKEALDSDIVPMILETKDRRELAKYTLPAPPHGLCLVSVKYKEDHLQLPPDSPLTSFGRHHTITKCKLPFY